The following is a genomic window from Gadus morhua chromosome 23, gadMor3.0, whole genome shotgun sequence.
GAATACTCCTTCCCTATTCGGAAACGACGTCCGATGTCCGTTtgcagaaagaaaaaacacagaacGTAAGAGTTATCCGTGAGTGCCACAAGCCAAAATACTTTACAGGTGTGTCTTCAACAGGTTTTCATTTAGAAAGAGGGCGCGCGTGCCGCCAATTGTTTCATGATGATCCGTCGGGAGGGAGTCTGTAAATGTCGGGGAAGGGGAGGGATTCGAACACAACCTGGAACGACTCCAACCGTACGGATGTGAGCCGGTcgtggggggtgggtggggtgtatCCTTCCACCGTCGTCGTGTGtctggaaggaggagaagacggAGGAGTTCATCCATCGCGGCCGAGCGGAAACGCCGGCGACTTCGCTAGCTGGAGCGACGGAGCCGCAACAAAAGGAGACGGTGGAGggttgggggtggaggagggtggaggaaggaAAGAACATCACGTTAGGGGGCTGATTTGGCTGCGCTACGTGGCGTTCCGCTGCTTATTATAGTGTCACACACAATCTGCTGGGATTACAAACTAGAGCGGAGGGGCTGTCAGGGCCAGCTCCGAGgattgggtgggggtggggggggggggggggaagagctAGCCATCGTTCGCTAATCTTCCCGGACCCCAATTCTAATAGATCTTTCCTGTGGTCGCAATATAAAAATCGGTTTAAAAAACTTGCTCACATAATCAAAGACCGATCTTTCTGTCCTTTTTAAGCGCGTCTACAGAGAGGGTATGGGgtgtaaacaaataaatatatattgtgtgtttatttatatatatatatatatatattatatatatatatatatatatataggggggAGCTGCAACATGATGGATATTTTCCAATGATGCATTTGAAATGGTTTTAGGTGTGGGTTGAGGTTGAGGACGTGTAGGGGAaggcaatgcatcatgggaatagCTGCAAAAAAGCTCTGTCTACCTGTGATCATATTCAAagccagcatgtgtgtgtgtgtgtgtgtgtgtgtgtgtgtgtatttgtgtgtgtgtgtgtgtgtgtgtgtgtgtgtgtgtgtgtgtgtgtgtgtgtgtgtgtgtgtgtgtgtgtgtgtgtgtgaacatttcAGCCTTTTTTTTAATAGGAAAGTTGTGTCTCTCCACATGGCCTCGGGTAGAATTTAAACGAGTGGACactgggctggggggagggggagggggtagatagagagaaagtgaggagaaGGGAGACATGGGAGCTCCTTTGTATTCAGGTGAGTGTTGGACGAGCAGATGCCTGCACAGCCAGCGGAACGACatagagagtggagagagaggattagCGCCATCTTTCACActcaacattcacacacacgctcttatTTTGTAAAAGGATTTAGGATTAAAATTCCGAGCTTCAGATGTAATATCTGAAAATGGGCCACTCTATCTGTATAGACGGGCGCGGAGCGTGTTTTAATTACATATTCACACTCCCACGCTCTTATTTGGTGGAGAGTTTAAGGTGAAAAAGTTGTGGACATGACATCCGAATAGTGCAGTTTTCTATCTGTTGGAGAAGAACAAAGGTCTTTCTCGCGAATCCAGTTCATATTGAGATCGCTCGCGCTGCTATTTTGTAAAAGGTTGAAAAGGTTGCACTTTGAGGGATCGAAATAAAAAACCCCAGTTTCCAAACATAAACGTCCTTAAGGTTACGACATTTTCCAACCGAACGGCTAATAAATTACGCTGAACTCGACGGATTGGGGCGCCCGCGTCATTACCCACAAGTCTCGGGGGCGAGGGGCGGGGGTACACCCTCTGGCGTCACGCCGCCCTTTCCCCGCGGTGGTAACTGCCAGATAGATGTTGTTGAGGGGCCGTTCTGCATCATTAGCATGTCGTTATAGCCTTCTTTATCACTGACCGCATTAGCCACCCTTTGCCGGCATTGGCCTCGGAAATGTCACGCGGATTAATGTCTAAATGTTTGCAGATGCTCCCTTGGGAAGACCACTGCTTGTTCCATTTACAGGAGGTGTTGAGCTGTCAATGGGTTTTAATAACGGCAGGAGAGTCTTGTGCTTCAACCCTTAATGCCTGCAGTCTGAGCTGTGGGCATCCTGGAGCCTCTAACAACTACTAATCACTGCTTGCTCATTGAGGACTTGTGTCTGAATTCACTGAAAGGTGATTcaaataaaagcgtctgctaaatgactggaTTGTACAATGTAATGATATTCTTTTATGAAAGTCAAATAATCAATAAATACATCCCTGCTGTGCTGTAATCTTGCCACAACATTGCATTATGTTTTTTGTTGACCTTCTGTCAACCACAAAACAGAAGGTCAACATATTTGCAGAGATCTGCCCAACTCTTCAAACCATAAGCCAACGTAACCTAAACATAACCTAACACTATAGCCTTTCCTAAATTATCCCTGttctaacctaaccctaaccctagcttaACCCAAATGGAACTTAACCCCACCACCTACACGTTTACAGGTGTTTAATGTGTGGTTCATGGTTAGGGTGAGGACACATGATGATCTATGGGGTTATCCATAGGAGACAAATAATCTCACCCAGCTTCAGTTGTCAATATCAGAAACGTGGTTCTCTATCTGCAGAGAAAAGAGCAAAGGACAGTATTTTAATGAAATCCACCTGACATATTGTCtcacaacaataataatataatttctCCTTCACAAAATATTGTTCTGTGACATGAAATCTCTTCCTCGCATCAGAGGTCTATCATAATATAGTGATAGGGTATGATACGGTAGGAAGCAATATCATGAACGCGACACAAAGGGGACAGTGTCTTTCATTCCAAACTGAATATTTCAGGTCACAGCAGTTAGTGCAGCAAAGTGTGATGGGAATATGAAATAGTCACATTATAAATTTGGCAAAGGCTTTTAAAAAAACTGCTAATGCTATTATATGACTAAGGGGTTAAAAGCGTGCAAACaggaaagtgtgtgttttttatctgtgtgtagtCATGAGGGATTTTTGGCCAGTGCCGgattttgcgtgtttgtgtgtgtctctctgtttgtgtgcatgtctctgtgtttttgtgtgagtgtgtatgtgtgtctgtttttgtgtgtgtgtgtgtgtgtgtgtgtgtgtgtgtgtgtttgtgtgtttggagacCTTGGTTCTACTCTGGAGGCCAGAGTCAGCACCAAGGAGAGACTGTCAGCCTGTCCTAACCTTGCTCGCCCCCACCGCTCACTCATGTGAACCTCGCTTGCCCGCACATCTCAGGCCATGAATAATTCTGGAGAATTAGCTTTCAGGGAGCGAGACAGCCTGCCCACCATGAcccacccccaaccctccccacagcggtcctctctctctggctctctaatTCAAATAAGCTCATTTCCCCACTCAATCTCTTAATTTCTCActtcagccctctctctctctctctctctctctctctctctctctctctctctctctctctctctctctctctctctctctctctctatatatatatatatctatatatatatatatatatatatatatatatatatatatatataaatgtatatccgactctcttctctctatcaATCCTCCCTTCAGTTTCGATCTTCTTTGTATTTCACTCTCCCaaaatatctctctccctccacccctcaaaCTCGCCCACAATCGTCTCGCTTTATTCGCCCTCAAACCCCATCCCCTGACAGCTACTTGTCATCGTCGCTCCTCGTCTCACGCTCCTCCACTCATCTTCCTCAACCCTCATCTCTGACTCCAgccttctcctctttcctctcctccgcttctcttcctcatccccctcctctacctcctcctcctcctcttttctctcctcctcctcctcctcttctcttcctcatcccctctcctcggACTTCagccttctcctcttccctatgctcccctcacctccttctcgcctcctcctcccccagccttctcctctttcccctcctcctcctatcctcttcctcctcctctcctcccacctcctcctctactcttcctcatccctctcctccaccttcagcctcctcctcctatcctcttcctcctcctctgctccacctcctcctctactcttcctcatccctctcctccacctccaaccctctccctctccacctcctcctcctcctcctaccaggTGGCGGCTCCCCTCCTCGTCGtagtcctcctctcccccgtcAGTCAGCGCTCCCGCCTCCCCGTCTAGcgcctcctcccccgcctcctcccccgagTTCTCCCCTGCCTCCGACACCGACTCCTCGTTCAGGGAGTCGCAGTTCTCCTCGTACTTCCTCTGGGCatctgaggggggagagagagagagagagagggggagagggggagagggggagagagggagagagggagagtgagggggggatagagagagagatcatgttCTTAAATGCTCTGGCAGTATGAAAATGTTTTTCGTTGCCATGCCAATAAAAAGCCTGAAGACAAAAGGgaaagggaggatgagagagagagaatgtgagagaaagagagagaaaacgcgtgaaagagagagagagggagagagaggcaactCTCTTCCTACCTGCCACTTAATGACACCTATCTCAGTTCACCACAACATACCCTTGGATAAAAGGCTCTAACTGAAGAACTGAACGCAAACAAACATGGCACTGTTTCCACAGCTCCACGTATGACAGTGGGCAGTACAAGCGAAGACGGATCAATTCACCAAAGCGTTATAGTTAAACGCCCGGCAAAATCTGTCTTCCAGAGGTATCTACGCTCCATATCTATCCTCTGTACCTAGCCTCCATATCTGCCCTCCATACTTGTCCTCTGGCCGGGGATGTTTCCACAGAGAGCCCCTCCACAGCGTCAGAGATGCGGCGGTGCTGTCTGGCCCTCATGACAGACGGCAGCTCTTCCTCTTATCTCTCGGCCCGTCAGCAAGATGGATGGACCACACCTCCCGCTCCCATATCCCCCTCTCCCAGTGTGTCCCGGGTTATTACACCACCGCACCacctcgtctccctctccttcctgctATCTCTCTCCTGCTTTTCTTCCACCGTATCCACCTCCATGGCGCTCTCGGTagcccacacactctctctccccactttTCCATCTATTCATTCTCTTtatcccttcctcccctccctctgtagCACTTTCTCATCTTTGCgattttctcttctctctgtatCCACCACACTCTCCTTTTTATCGTCACGCGTCTATGTTCACTCTCTTTATACCAgcttactctctccctcactctttctctctctttgtctctctctatttgtctctctctctttctctctctcactctccctgtctctctccctctctctctattccttttctatatatatataccctaaCATCAATCTTCTTCCCTTCTTCCTCCGCCCTCACTCTGTCCTCCACACACCCAAAATtattactctccctctctctctctctctctcctttacccccccccccccccccccccatggtgaTGACGTCATGGATCCGCGATGCTCACCACACTCGGCTCTCTGCTGCTTCTCGATCTTGTCCAGGCGTCCTAGCAGGGAGTCTATCTTCACCTTGATCTGTCCAAGCTCTCGCTTGATGATCTGCAGCTGGTCCGTCTTCACCGctgacaaccacacacacacacacacacacacacacacacacacacacacacacacacacacacacacacaaatcccttCATCATCGTTGTTattatcaacatcatcatcatcgtcatcttcatcatcatcatcatcttcaacccccccctccctgcatcTCACTGGATCATTTCCTATGCGATAGCGATCGGTATCGTCAGCTTTGTCTTATCGTTTGCTAACACCACCCAAAAAAAGCTTTAGCCACCATCTCATTTCCTCAGGGAGGCTGAGGTTTTAATCTAATCCAGTGATGTTGCTGTGGCCCCAATATCGCGTTCGGGGGACTGCTCACCACAAGCTTTGTCTTATCGTTAGCTAAACACGGTCATAAGTGTTAGCCACCATCTCTTCCCTAGTTAAGAACGGCAAGACCACACCGAGGCCCCGGTTACGAGCGGGGCCCACACAGCACGTTTGGTACGCTGCTTATCACAGTTTTTTCTTATCGTAAGCTAACACCAGAAATCCAGTTTCTTCAGGTGTGTGTCCCAGGTCTTAGTCCAGAGACTTCACTGAGGCTCCCTCGTAGTGAATGCGGCCCCTGTAACCAATGTGACACCCTGCTGTTTTCAATTTGGAGATTAGCGTGTGGCTTAGCAGTGCCCTGCTGTGCCTTGGTGCTAAATGTGAGTCCGCTAGTGCATGTAGCCGTTGATGTTAGCTTTACGGCTCTGTGATGTTTGCATGAAGCATAACCGAGGCAACAGCTTAAGCCTTTCTTTAACGTTATCAAAACAAACTGCATTGGCACAGCGCTGTATGTTTATGTTATGCAATTTGAAAAGAACCACAGAAAGGGTTGCATTATTTCTTTATCAAAAGGAAAGTTACAATGACTGAACATTCACCTGAGCGAATGGATTTGTCTTTTATTGTGACACGCTAAAGTTAGCGTCCCAATAAAAGCGTGATGACTCTTTCATTGTGCTATGCTCAAAGGCACCTTGGCACTAATTCATACTAGACAGAGTCTTAAATCTGAAGATGCAGACACATTCCAATTTGGACTTTTATATCCCAACTCCATCAACTAACATGAGAAGTCTTAAACTTAAACCATTTTACATCCAACAAGACATAGGCAATGTTTTGTCATGATAGGGCTTGTATATCAGAATGCATCTTGGGATTTTTGTGGACAATACTCTGTCGTAAATATACATATACCGTAACCTAAGCTAATGAAATGAGAAACGCTGGGCCAGTTACAAGCCCCATTAGTTATTCTTTTCTGAATTCTACCTTTTATCAAATTAACTGTAATCTGAGATTTCAATGAACTTACATTTAGCGTATATATGAGTAGGCTGCATACAACCCGATTCGGGGGATGATTtgaggcatttttcaaactgcAGCAAAGCAACAGAAATCCACCAGACAGCCGATTTCTACACGAAAATATGTTTACTGCTTCAACGTCTCTCCCCCGAGGACTCGTGAATGTGGATAAATAACCGAGTACAAGCAAATCACATGAAATTGCCTCAACGTCGACAGCTAAACCTTGACGCGCCGAAAACTAATCCCCATGCGCTCTCTCAGATACGTCTCCCTCAATTCAAACTGTCCCCATCCGAccgacgcagagagagagagagagagagagagagagagagagagagagagagagagagagagagagagagagagagagagagagagagagagagagagagagagagagagagagagagagagagagagagagagagagacgagagagagagagagagagggagggggagagagagggggagatggagagatggggagagagagagagagagagagagagagagagagagagagagagagagagagagagagagagagagggggagagagggagggagagaagtagagggttgaattatttattttgcagcTGGAAACCCCAAGCTGATTAAagcataaaaaagaaaaagaaaaaaaaagtttaaaagaaAAACCTAATCCCCTTCTCCAGTGTGTGTCGTTTCAGGAGATTGAGGGTGAGAGGTGGGCGTCTGCGGGGGCTCCGGCGGAGGAGGGCAGTTGACAGAGACATCAGAGAGGAGAGCAGTAAAATCCCTTTGACACCCATCACAGCCTGGCAAGACATGGCGTgggctggtgggtgggtgggtggatgctGGAGTTTGACGAGTTggtcgcaaacacacacacacacggtgagtcAAGTCCTCCCGACTGTTTTTCAGCGGCTCCCGGAGGCACACCATACATACGGCAAGGTTCACCTTAAAGCACATCCACGCGAGTCAGATTCGATTAAGTCAGGTTTAACATTGCTTCTTCgaccgcacccccccccctccctacccccgTACGCGGGTCACAGACCTCCGAACACGCCTCAGAGGCCTGGAGGTTTGGGGTGTAGGAGCTGAATTAGTTTCTAATCAGATGGAGGGAAACAGGCCGAGGAGATATCAGAAGATacccgtgtttgtgtgagccGGTTCTGCATAATGTTTACATCCTCTGAGTTCATCTCAACATGGCGCGGCACTTGATTAATCCCCGAGATTTAACGCTTGATCCTAACCAACATTCGTGCCGGGAGGAAACTGTGAAATCTGTGTGATTTGGCAGAGAgactcacatgcacaaacaaacaacacacacaagcacacatgttcGCACTTGTTTTAGCACAATCTCAGTTTGCTTGCCTTGCCATGTTTGCCGTCCTTTGATGATAACAACGTCCGGAACAGTCGCTAATTTTCGATAGCCACAGGCTTTGTGCCTTTGTGTTATCAAAGAGACAAACACATAGTCCTTATCTATCAACATTTGGCCGGCTGAGCTTGTCCCTGGCATGCcaggaaaaaaaattaatgagtgTGGAAAAAAAAGGTCCTCATTTGGCACTAACAGAGATTTCAAAGTAGAGGCAGTGGAAGCTAATTTTGGTTAATTACCCTGGCAAAAAATTGGTTATTCGTCCCGTGGATTGATCGGTAGTCcgtattatttaaatgtttgtattaataaatattgacCTGCGGGGGCTGCCGCTGCTGAGCTCATTTGAAACAGCAAAATTGAGCGGGAGAAAATCAGCGGTTGGCATTGCTAATATCACAGAGGCGTCTTGCGGCCAATTTCTAGAAAATACACAGCGACCTTTAAAACTGAGAAATGTGGCTCTGTTAAACTCAAACACGGCTAGAACTCGAAGCAAGTCAGCACAACTTATAGTGTCAGAAATTTTGATATTGTTTAGATAGTGTCTGTGCTGTTTGAAAGGGCAGCAGCTGGCTCAAAGTTCAAATTATTTATAACTTTCATCTGGGCTGCCAGaacttggtggtggtggtgttggagtttCGGAGAAGCCTAATTGCCTGCCCGGACTGAGGGCCCATCTCCACATATTTAACCATTCTCATGGCAGGGGGACTAGTCGCTCGATACCACAACTAGTGGGTAAATGTCCATGTGATCAATGGCCCCCTGACAAACGTTTATTTATGACCTGAACACCGCGAGGGGAGCCTAAACTTCCTGAACCATTTCAGACAATCGACCCAACACACTGGCCTCCTCGTCCGCCGAGCCAATCTCCCCCCGCCAGCGCAAACCAAAACAGCCATTTCTCATGATACTGGCAGAGGCAAATTAGTCTCCCCGACGCACAGGGCCACTGCCTCGATAGAGGGGAGAATTCATCGACTCGGCCCCAAAAAAAGGAGTttgaatgtgtttctttttttcattttgtctcTGGACTACACAACCGGTGCAAACGTTCCCATGACAGATCTCACCAAGCTGTCTGTGCTGATAACACCGGgctaaacacaaaaacaacagctacacacacgcgcacacacacacacacacacacacacacacacacacacacacacacacacacacacacacacacacacacacacacacacacacacacacacactcacacaagcgcGCCACAGCCAATTATACTCCAGCCGGGGGAAAAACTGACAGGGAAACAACTGACCACAGCCCCTGCGGGGCCCCGAGGGAGACCCTGTTGTTGTGAGACTAATTACAGAGAGGGGGCGGTGGAGTTGCCATGTTTCACAGGTTAATCGCAACAGGCAATAAACACTGTGGACAGTTGTGGCCCAGGTGAGGCCGGCTGTACCTTATTAGGCTTGTTTAGATGGACTAATTGGAGATTGGTGAATTCCAATTAGACTAATTGGAAATGTGCATCGGCCAATTAGTCTAATTGGCGATTGGAGATCATACAGAACCGGGTGCGGTAATCCATTAGTCACGGTCACATGGCTTTTGTAAAGTGGCCGCAGGCAGTGCTATGTATCTAAAACAGTAGTTCAATAACCGCTCATAGAGATGCCAATAGCAGCGTTTGTCATCGTCCACAACCAACGAAACACAACGTAACGAGCAGATGATGCAAACGGAGGGATGGTTGGATTGATTGATAGACAGATTGGTCATTAGGATAATGTCTGTGGCCTGACGGATGGAGGATGGAACGGCTGGCTgggctggatggatggaaggcTGATGGGATAAACGTTATTTtctggacggacagacagactgatggatggatggacggatggatgaatGGTTGCATGGAACGGAGGAAGTTAAGACGACCCAGCACATATTAGTGTTCAATAAGGCAGGAACGTCTCGGCACCATTCATCAATCAACACCCCCATTAGGCCTgtctgattcccccccccccccccccccatcccaagcACCACCCGGGGTGACCCAGCAGGGGGTCCTGTTTGGTTTGAGGTCCCCCTTACTCACGTTTGGGGCCAGTGGAAGAcgatgaggaggtgggaggtctggaggaggaggaggaggaagaggaggaggtcttCACGGGGAAGGTGGTCTTCGCTCGGCGCGTAGAGGGCGCCACGACCCGGGAGCGCTTCAAGGGGATGACGGctctggggggcggggccacacgGCCGTGGTAGTCAAACAGCCTGGGGAGGGGAGCATTGGGTCGGATGTAACTCTTTATTTAAACAGCACTTTTAAAGtatatcatatttatataattatatagaaGTTTGGTTTGTATATGTGGAAATAAATCTAGCTGTATTTATAACACACTTAGAAAGTATGcaacatttacatttgtatataacataagtatataaatatttacTGTATGTAGAATACAAAGTTCTTAAAAAGTGAAACAATGCAACAAGAATAAAGACTGAGTCTGGGATATTTCTGAGCAAACAAAACAATCCCATTTTGGGCTATTAAATTGCTATTACTTAGGGAACCAACACAATTGTAAACTTTCCCCACCACAGCTCACTGTATCATCCATTCCTTCTATCGATTTCTTCCCACCTATCAGATGATTCCATGGCTAACCTACAGGTGTATATCTCGAGGAGGCGGCGTGCCGTTCCTAAAGCAATCAGCCACCACCTATTTCTCAGGTGCAGTcctcccaccacccctccaACGATTGTCCTTCAGGGAAACTCCGCCAAGGACAGGCGGACTGGTCTGCCAGCCAGGCGGACGTTCAAATCTCTCTCAAGTCTCTCTTTCCAAAGTACAATAACATCCCTCTTCCCCGGGAAGACGGAAGAGCCATCGCAGGCAATCACGGTCCCATCAACCTTCCCCCTCAGAGCAGCGTGCGGAAGCATGAGGGATGGTTCAATAAATGCCAGGCGTAGCACTAGCAACCTGCCCGGGAGAAAGGAGGACTTCCTGCTGGAGAAATGCCAGGCGCTCCCTCGCTAACGAGGCCGGGGTTAGCTCACATGACATCGTTCATTTTCATCCGTTCGTCGGGACtaatctatatatacatatatctccCACTCCGATACTTTGACTCGCTTTAGGTTTCGTTTTTAATTAGTTCTACCCTGGAAGATGGGACTGTACCCAAGCTGTAGATCATCGGCTATtattaaagaaaatatattgtCTATCTCAAATGATATGTTTGCTCTAATGTCATCTATAGTATAACTTATTTGTAATCTATCAGCACAGAGTGCTTCATGTTcaattttgttttctttttttcatgttgGATTTGAAATTATTACGCACCTGCTGTAGAAATCATCTCTGTAGTACTCGTAGTCAAACTCGTAGCCActgggaaacagagagagagagagagagagagagagagagagagagagagagagagagagagagagagagagagagagagagagagagagagagagagagagagagagagagagagagagagagagagagagagagagagagagagagagagagagagagagagagagagagagagagaaatggtaaCAGATGTTTTATGGAAACTATTTTGGATCTGTCAAGACTGAATATAAGTAAATCCAAGCAGTTTAGCCATAATGGACACAATCTATTTAATGACAAGCTAGCGGCAAAATGAGCCGCAAAGCTTCAGAAGGAATAATTCTAAAAAGCTAAAATGGCGGCCATTTACAAAACAACTGAATTAACTGTAACCAAGAAACTAATGCCAACTGAATGCTAAACGTAGAATCCAGAGTTAGAACGCATTCCATGAAAGCATTAATTTTCTCAGTTGGGAATTTAAAAAGGATTAATGTATTACCATTTTAATTTGGAGAAGATGGCTGTTAGTTCTGTTAGTTTGGCATTTTCTTTTTCCCCCCTCAAAAACGACTAACATAGAGCGTATTACCATTTAGAGCTTTGAGAGGTGCATTGCAGTAATGATGGATTAAACTGGAGTGAATTaatgaacaaacacaaaactGTCCGCcacaaatctgtgtgtgtgtgtgtgtgtgtgtgtgtgtgtgtgtgtgtgtgtgtgtgtgtgtgtgtgtgtgtgtgtgtgtgtgtgtgtgtgtgtgtgtgtgtgtgtctctgtgtctgtgtctgtgtgtgtgtgtgtgtgtgtgtgtgtgtgtgtgtgtgtgtgtgtgtgtgtgtgtgtgtgtgtttgtgtgtgtaatcaaGCAGTAATATGACGTGTGAAGGAACAGTTCTAACGTTGAAACAACACATCAGGGTCATGCTTAATGAGGAATGGCAACATTTACTTTGAAGACATTTTGTTTGCCCCAAACAACAAACGCAAGCAAAGGGCAAAATACACAAGGCAAACCAATATTGACTTACAGTTATTAACTTGCATTAAAAGACAAAAAATGAATAGAGAAATAGACCCTCGGCCTGAGTTTGGGTCTTACCTGTCCACAGGTGTTTTTACGTTTTGTTTGTTAAGCTTTTTTCCTTATTCATgaatgagaaaaaataaataattgcgcaaaaataaataaattcagcGGTCAGTTGTAATTTTTTCTTGCCTGTGGTCAGGTTTGATTGTGTCTGTACTGGATACAGGTGTGATTGGTGATTACATGTACCCAGGTGTGAATCACtcccattattattattagggccGAAATCGCGAccctcaaagccacgaacctgtctcgc
Proteins encoded in this region:
- the ralyl gene encoding RNA-binding Raly-like protein isoform X2, which gives rise to MTGKTQTSNVTNKNDPRSLNSRVFIGNLNTALVKKTDIEVIFAKYGKIVGCSVHKGYAFVQYISERNARAAVAGENTRVIAGQPLDINMAGEPKPYRPKPGNKRPLSAVYSGYEFDYEYYRDDFYSRLFDYHGRVAPPPRAVIPLKRSRVVAPSTRRAKTTFPVKTSSSSSSSSSRPPTSSSSSTGPKPVKTDQLQIIKRELGQIKVKIDSLLGRLDKIEKQQRAECDAQRKYEENCDSLNEESVSEAGENSGEEAGEEALDGEAGALTDGGEEDYDEEGSRHLIENHVSDIDN
- the ralyl gene encoding RNA-binding Raly-like protein isoform X1, translating into MTGKTQTSNVTNKNDPRSLNSRVFIGNLNTALVKKTDIEVIFAKYGKIVGCSVHKGYAFVQYISERNARAAVAGENTRVIAGQPLDINMAGEPKPYRPKPGNKRPLSAVYSGYEFDYEYYRDDFYSRLFDYHGRVAPPPRAVIPLKRSRVVAPSTRRAKTTFPVKTSSSSSSSSSRPPTSSSSSTGPKPVKTDQLQIIKRELGQIKVKIDSLLGRLDKIEKQQRAECDAQRKYEENCDSLNEESVSEAGENSGEEAGEEALDGEAGALTDGGEEDYDEEGSRHLLAKSPAFPLGRDG